The following proteins are co-located in the Marispirochaeta aestuarii genome:
- a CDS encoding response regulator has protein sequence MTPSICQAVFDNVSVGLALLSRDLRVLEANRVFLSMLGRPGIDNDLYLTEIVVPEDKELLKKSFEAFLQDSGGNRSIDLRYDRSGFGVGWCSIQWALIPHPDRKGSFPMAVISEVSKEKEAALRLQLESAEARKAAQIKSDFLANMSHEIRTPIHTITGMSELLLDTSLDEEQQEYATQVQYSADVLQGLINDILDFSKIEAGHLKLESIDFNLHDLVEDSVKLVSMEAHKKGLEVAVFFEQNVPYLLTGDPVRLRQIIVNLFNNAVKFTHQGEIIVSVSLMEENDQEATLLFQVKDTGIGIPEDKRDRLFKVFSQVDSSTTRKYGGTGLGLSISRNLVSMMGGEISVESEEGRGSIFRFTCILAKQEEESLYRNLTGEFFEGIRALVCDDSMSSREILCSYLKGWGCLVEEVGSGEEGLALLRQRQVEKRPFSIALVDQIMPGMDGWQLASEINSDKQINTTKLVLMSPAGKSGEEAKMKLLKWFDGYLNKPIKKNQLFELLFRIVNEEVELESIESLELAEELESALTVEKGKILVAEDHEVNQILFRTILENDGYTVSVASNGKEAVAFAEQDSFDLIFMDVQMPEMNGYEATREIRKAGIETPIIAVTASAIKGEQEKCFEAGMDDFLTKPFKKNDLMPVLDKWAMGSMVARKDRSPGTREEQKERIEIDQEVFSFDEAVSTFMGQTEVVIKVLEGFLPKVERQISQIKSDLKTENFEQISADAHSIKGSSWNLMAKRLGNRAFELEKAAKENKSDACALNVMGLEDAFAEFREAAEQILVRYSE, from the coding sequence CAAGGAACTGTTAAAAAAGAGCTTTGAAGCCTTTCTCCAGGATTCCGGCGGGAATCGCAGTATCGATTTACGCTACGATCGTTCAGGATTCGGGGTAGGCTGGTGCAGTATTCAATGGGCGCTTATACCCCATCCGGACCGGAAGGGAAGCTTTCCCATGGCCGTAATATCCGAGGTCTCAAAGGAGAAAGAGGCTGCCCTGCGCCTCCAGCTTGAAAGCGCCGAAGCGCGAAAGGCTGCTCAGATCAAGTCTGATTTTCTTGCCAACATGAGTCACGAAATCAGGACTCCCATCCACACCATCACCGGCATGTCCGAGCTGCTGCTGGATACCTCCCTGGATGAAGAACAGCAGGAGTATGCCACGCAGGTCCAGTATTCCGCGGATGTTCTTCAGGGTCTGATCAACGATATCCTGGATTTTTCCAAGATTGAAGCGGGGCACCTTAAGCTTGAATCCATCGATTTCAATCTGCACGACCTGGTGGAAGATTCAGTCAAGCTGGTTTCCATGGAGGCCCATAAAAAGGGACTGGAGGTGGCGGTTTTCTTTGAACAGAATGTGCCCTATCTTCTTACCGGCGATCCCGTCCGCCTGCGTCAGATTATCGTCAATCTCTTCAACAACGCCGTCAAGTTTACTCATCAGGGAGAAATTATTGTCAGTGTTTCCCTTATGGAGGAGAATGACCAGGAGGCGACTCTGCTTTTTCAGGTAAAGGACACCGGGATAGGGATTCCCGAAGACAAGCGGGACAGGCTGTTCAAGGTCTTCAGTCAGGTCGATTCCTCCACTACCCGAAAATACGGGGGGACCGGTCTGGGGCTTTCCATTTCCCGAAATCTCGTTTCCATGATGGGAGGGGAGATAAGTGTGGAGAGCGAAGAGGGGCGGGGGTCGATTTTCCGTTTTACCTGTATTCTGGCAAAACAGGAGGAAGAGAGTCTCTATCGCAACCTTACGGGGGAATTTTTCGAGGGAATCCGTGCCCTGGTCTGCGACGACAGTATGAGTTCCCGGGAGATTCTCTGCAGTTACCTGAAGGGTTGGGGCTGTCTGGTGGAGGAGGTTGGCAGCGGCGAGGAAGGTCTGGCTCTGCTTCGGCAGCGCCAGGTGGAGAAACGGCCCTTTTCCATCGCCCTGGTCGACCAGATCATGCCCGGGATGGACGGCTGGCAGCTTGCCAGCGAGATAAACTCCGACAAACAGATCAATACCACCAAGCTTGTTCTTATGAGCCCCGCCGGCAAGAGCGGTGAAGAGGCCAAGATGAAGCTCCTGAAGTGGTTTGACGGCTATCTGAACAAGCCTATCAAAAAGAACCAGCTTTTTGAGCTTCTCTTCAGGATTGTGAATGAGGAAGTGGAACTGGAGTCCATCGAATCCCTGGAACTCGCGGAAGAGCTCGAGTCGGCCCTTACCGTGGAAAAAGGAAAGATCCTGGTAGCCGAGGACCATGAGGTTAATCAGATCCTTTTCCGGACGATTCTGGAGAACGATGGTTATACCGTCAGTGTCGCTTCCAACGGAAAGGAGGCGGTGGCCTTCGCGGAGCAGGATTCCTTTGACCTGATTTTCATGGATGTGCAGATGCCTGAGATGAACGGTTATGAGGCAACCAGAGAAATCCGCAAAGCCGGGATAGAAACACCCATCATCGCCGTTACCGCTTCGGCGATCAAAGGCGAGCAGGAAAAGTGTTTTGAAGCCGGTATGGATGATTTCCTGACCAAACCTTTTAAAAAGAATGATCTTATGCCTGTGCTGGACAAATGGGCCATGGGCAGCATGGTTGCCCGGAAAGACCGCAGTCCCGGGACGAGGGAAGAGCAGAAAGAGCGTATCGAGATCGATCAGGAAGTATTTTCCTTCGACGAAGCGGTTTCCACTTTTATGGGGCAGACCGAGGTTGTCATCAAGGTCCTGGAGGGTTTTCTGCCCAAGGTGGAGCGTCAGATTTCCCAGATCAAAAGCGACTTGAAGACGGAAAACTTTGAACAGATCTCGGCGGATGCCCATTCCATCAAGGGGAGTTCCTGGAATCTTATGGCAAAAAGGCTGGGGAACAGGGCCTTTGAACTTGAAAAGGCCGCGAAAGAGAATAAAAGCGATGCCTGTGCACTGAATGTCATGGGCCTCGAGGATGCCTTTGCCGAGTTCAGGGAAGCGGCGGAACAGATTCTGGTCCGTTATTCCGAATAG